The genomic segment ctatatatcatgtttaacctaagtagcgaaagaccgcgggagtttgaaaacgatgtgctggGAGTTCGCTGTTCCCACctgctctagtgagccttgaaccccCCGACTAGCTTtcaagctggtgggtaacagacatctccaaaaacgtcagagcacttttgcaaatatgggACGTCTTGATAAATCAAGCGGATATTTTAAggttacacagctacattctcgcctgaaaatatcttaaaagtttattttgtgacccagaaagagtaatattaaaactaagtagctgccgccattgttgtaaactggaattggctgggtcgtgctatgaattctggatacacccaacccatccttcacATCTAGGGAAAAGGAGGACACATTTGTCCAGCCGCATTGGAGGAGtcttcgaatttggacagcctgcGTTGCGTCGCTATAATGTAATCTGCCTACAAATGCCACCTCCGAAGCAGAGGCGGAGGCAGACATTTGATACACCTGGGGCTTAGCCCTAAAGGGTAGTATGCATGTGGGATTGGGGGTGGGGGTTAGAAATGACTGACAGATtattaggctctgttttgagttttgttaaaaaaagaatgacttcatatagggaaaaatatatatgacatatgcaggacaccttaaactagttttttaattaagcagcaaggcagaacaaaatcagggctgtatcaagacacgaggactaaaccccaattcaaccagacccagaactgatccggaattaaaacaggactacaacagttcaaaatcaggactacttaggatttaaccaagacagaaccagaatcaaaactagatgatagtaacactaaaaatcatcatagacctgcactacacttattttttaattctaccaaagtacactatttagattgagaaaagtttatataattatttagccttgttgtgcaaacaagcctgcataacagAATTTGAAAActaacaaacctaaaaagaaacactaggtacgagatacatgagtacctatgatacggtgatacttttggtaaacaaccatttgactaacatgtgtgtctcacctgctcttgttccatctctgttctgtcctcattctcctctctctctctctctgttcctctctctctgttcctctctctccctctttgtgctgacaatcaaaccaaacaccaacatcatcaaatatacagttgaaaccagatatttacatactcttcagataaaaacacaaacacttttttaattgtaacatcaaatcagactaaatgtttatttttttagattgataaatataaaaaaacatatttgttaactttaagagtaaagagagaaactatctgtatttcttaattgcaaatggcaccaaattgtattcaaaattgagccacacttatggagctccacaattcttttcctggtgttttggttgatatctcttgattttcccatgtcaaagaaacaggctctgtgttttgccttatatgcgtccacaggtgtgccaccaatttactcacatggactctacgaACCTATCAGAAggttcttcagctcagaatggaatcgtctggagtttttgtattaattaacaataaacttagtgtacatgtactcctaaatttgatgaaagtgataaaaaatagacagctctctctttttattctgacatttaactaattcaaaagatatttcaatatttatttatccagaacaaaacaagtttactctaaattgatgttgtacagtaaaaaaatgttcttgtgttttctataaagtgtatgtaaatatctggtttaaactgtgaatatactgctgtgtattgaaattcctcttgttttgcatagaaatatattgtacaacatacaaagcataatatataaaataacatctacctgagttttttctttgaaagaagccccTTATGTCCATTCTTGTATATCAGTACATTACTGAAACCGATTTGTTTAGCcatggagggtaacaactgaaaatatgaaataaacacacatgtaagctaagactctctaaagaaacagcattgttgttgttcggcttttcatttcgccatttgttgattcacttaagagcaagtaacgtaatatgggtcaagtgatcCGTTTGacatcaatcttttgtgataaaccgtcatatttatattatttgtactgtacaaataatataaatatgacGTACAAATTGTACAGtatgaatgatttgctttggtacctggtcaaacttcagttctcctctgtctgcctggctGCGCTTCTCCAACAGCGCACTTGCAGGGAGCAGCTCCCCCCGTCCCCTCGCTCAGTCGTTTAAAgtctgagctcggatcataccaatattaggggggatttacgcacagtcgtaaattcccacagtgtgcactatgtgcttcgaatattgtgtgtagtttttgttttatacagatgtcagccaggcatctaactatgaaaaaattacactccaaaagaccccgggcttctgaaagaacaacccgggcttaagcccagtaagccaccccccgcTCCGCCACTGCTCCGAAGGATGTGGCCCctaaatttggacacagctacaaTACCTGAGAttgctgctgctggctgctgcttcttcttcttcttcttcttcagtcagtgcgccccagggcagctgtggctacaatgtagctatagcgtaaaagagttagtagtatattttattactaactgtgatttattgccgtttacttgtatttgcttaattgtttactaaatgtttgaggtgtgaaataaaccgcaatggagtttgtaaacaaaatatgggtgtgtgtgtttggaggatgtgtttgtgcgggggggcggggcgaacatttttcttgtaaaaaaggggggcctggcaaaaaaagtttgggaaccactgcactAGCtaatcagaaagactttatttatccccaaggggcaattaagataCAAATTGCCCCTAAGGACGTTATTTACGGATTACCTTACAAACACACATCGTCATCACACATCACAAATGCGGCAGGCCTTCGGGTCCTTATGTCGGGTAGTGTCGGCACTTTACAATCAGTTTGGTTTTGGAACATAAACGCTGCATCTCCTCTCAGCATCAGCCTCTCTTTGCCATTCCCAAACAGAGATGCGCAATTTCTCCTTGACTTCAGCTGAATTGTCAAAGCCCTTATGATGAAGTGTAATTTAACTCTATTATGATAGTAATAAGAATCAAATTATGAGaaatgagggggaaaaaagcatctTTGGGGAAAAAATATTTAGTCTGGCCCAGTCCCGTACGTCCGCTAGGTGGAGGAGGTAGGGTTTATTACCTGTACTGCAGCCacacaccagggggcgatagagacgttttggctttaTTTGGGGGTCTCTGTTATGTCGTTTATGATTTCTACAGTGGTTGGTGGTAAACATATCCCTGACCAACTTTGTTTGCTACTCCGTGAGCAAATCAGAATAGAGGGGCGTAAGAGGGGCAGGACCATCGCAGGCaaggtccaagaagaaatgtTCTTTTCTGGAGTCAGGATAATAGTGTGTGGTCTAAACGCTGAGCTGTCGAGATGGCTGACAACAGAGATAAAGCTACCGACCAAATGAAGACATGGAAGGCGAATAGAGGCTCTCAGGTCTATGCATTCGGTTTGATCGATTTTTGGGGGGTTGCGCGGTGATGTTGAATTGGAAATGGGCGATTTAAGCTAGCTTTTCGAGAGACCTATCGTTCAGTAGACGATTATATTCAGACATGTAACTTTGTTTTGTAAAGGGCTTACTTGCTAGCATTActgtttaattgtttttagcCAACGTTCTTCAAAGAAATCGAGTAGGTGACTACAGACCTGAGACCTTTTGGGcactaaaaaaaacagacacgCGAACCAGCCGTGAAAGAGATGTCGTCTGAACAGCGCATAGTAATTGTTATGATAGTAAGATAATAGTAAGATAGACACATGCCAAACTGCACCGTTGTATACAcgtgttatttttttatgcttAACACAGTTTGCATTTTTTAACTACTCATTCAAAATCGCCATCACGTGTTGTTAGTTTGATTAATTAAGTAATTAAGCAACTGCACTgattttgtttctttactgGAATCATCAGGTTAAAGTAGCAGAAAAGGACAGTTGTCGCATATTAGTGTTCTTGTAGTCTTTCTTCAAGATGTATATATTTAAtgctttttctatttttttttgtacgtgtgttttttttttgtttgtttgtttgttttgtttttaatttatctatTATTAGAAACCAGATGTGCTGACCACAGGCGGTGGCCATCCAGTGGGAGACAAATTGAACTTACAGACTGCAGGGCCAAGAGGGCCGCTGCTGGTTCAAGATGTTGTCTTCACAGATGAGATGGCCCACTTTGACCGTGAGCGAATCCCAGAGAGAGTGGTCCATGCCAAAGGGGCAGGTAAGGCATTATGCTGTATTCACGCACTCAACATTTTTTTGCTTTGAGGTCAGTAAGACAGCAAGACATTTCATGCCCACACTTAGAACTAAGGATTGTGGCCAGATATACAATcacaatatatttatttcattttgatccAATAATAATACTCAAATATGGAAAACGGTGGAGTACCCGCATCAGGGCGTGTACCTGCCTCAAGTGGACGAatttaagtatcttggggtcttgttcatgagtgaggGGAGAGGGGAGCAAGAGCTCAGcagacagattggtgctgcggctgcagtaaAGTAGACGCTGTACCCAttcgtcgtggtgaagagagagctgtgcGTACCCATTGATCTGCGTTGTCACCCGCacccaatgttccctctaagctgagCACGTGAGCAATCGCGCACTGCTGACACGGTCTCCCCACACTGAGAACAATTGTTAATCTTTACAGGCTTTACAGATCAGGGCTTGAGACTTTGGACAGACATTGAACTTGTTGTTTGTTGGCCTACGAGCCAACAAACAACTTGGGTCTTAGATTTGTCCTCAtgataaataaagtaaatacaaGAACTCGAAATTTGTGAAGCTTATATTAGCAGACATGTCTTTTaaaatctgtatttatttttatttttttctccattatTCAGGGGCGTTTGGCTACTTTGAGGTCACTCATGACATCACTCGCTACTGCAAAGCCAAAGTGTTTGAGCATGTTGGCAAGACTACACCAATTGCTGTCCGCTTCTCCACTGTGGGTAAGAACACCTTGTTCGCCTTGGTTACAGATTTGCTTAGTAGGGGGGGGGTTGTTTATTCTTCCCTGTTTACACAGCTTTTGATGTGATAGTTTGGACTCTTGCTATTGAAATCTATAGTAGCACCACGGAGTGCACTCTAGGTCCTTACACTCGTATGACTGATTGTTATTTGCAGGTAGCAGGAGAGGGACCGCTCAGCTTCGGACAATACTGGGGTTTTAGCTAGCAGCTTAAATTGATGTAACTGAGGACCATCAGTGGCTTTCAGGCAATTCTTAATGGGGAAAAATGTTCCATTTGAAATGCATTCATAGGAAAATAATGTTCACAATTAAAACATTAtattgaatgtttcagaaaaatgcaacaatagaagatgatgataatgatttactgctgaaaatgtttttggtATGAGTTGCAAACCAAACTTTTAAATTCAAAGTGTGAGTAAAAGTGGTTATTTGTTAAAGGAGTGTTCATTGTAAGAAGCTGGCCATGTGATGGTAAGTGGTGTACTTAACATCTTGATTTGTGTGACACTGGAAGGGACATTAAAGGTAACTTTCAACAATGCTATTGGCTGTAAGTTGCAGATGGTACACACTGCCTCCAAATTTAGTCTAAAGTAGTTAACCAAATTACTTCATTGATTTTTGAGGAGTTGCTgtcttttggtttgtttgtttgttttttaatatcccAGCTGGAGAGTCTGGGTCTGCAGACACGGTGCGTGACCCTCGAGGTTTTGCAGTCAAGTTTTACACTGAAGATGGTAACTGGGACCTGACAGGCAACAATACCCCAATTTTCTTCATCAGGGATGCCATGCTGGTGAGTGGGTGTAGGGACACATGTGTCTGGGCAGACCATAATGGTTCAGATTTGTATAATTTTGTGTCAGAGTTGTAGTGTTACAGCagtactttatttttctttctttctttattttttaacatgtaaATAATTCCTCCAGGAACAGATTGTAGATCTGATTCATAagtggatgattttttttttagttttgtatcttgttttttttgtttttacattaaatatCTAACATGGGGTGTTTACACTCTTAGTTTAACTCAGTTTATGAAAGCCAAGCTTGTTATTCATAATGTAAGATATTTAAGACCGGAGACACATTCCTCACAACACTTGTGCTAATATCAGTCAACTGTACATTGTCTTATATTGATGTCCCACATTTAATCCCGTGCAGTTCCCATCCTTCGTTCATTCCCAGAAGCGCAATCCCCAAACCCACATGAAAGACCCTGACATGGTGTGGGACTTCTGGAGTTTGAGGCCCGAGAGTCTGCATCAGGTAGATGCTGCTGAGCCTCATACTGAAAAGTCTAGTATATTATGTCATTTCACCTGGGGTGTTTCTAAAATACACATTTAGGATAAAGAATATTTTCAAGTAATTGAGTCTTTCTGTGCACTGTTGCTCGCTGTCTTCATACTTGTAGTCATCATCGACAATGATTGGCACAGAAACCCTTGTAGTTGTTTTCATGGTCTTGTCTTCTCTTGTCTCCTGTGCAGGTGTCTTTCTTGTTCAGTGATCGAGGTTTGCCTGATGGCCACCGTCACATGAATGGCTACGGCTCTCACACCTTCAAACTGGTCAATGCCGATGGTGAACGTGTCTACTGCAAATTCCACTATAAGGTCTGCCTGAGGTCAGCTTTATTAGCTGTTATGTTGTGTGTTCTACTATCTCTgacttcatatatatatttttttttattaattttttagaCTAATCAAGGAATTAAGAATTTGACGGTGGAAGAGGCAGACCGCCTGGCAGCCACCAAACCAGATTATGGAATTGCAGACCTGTTCAATGCTATTGCTAATGGAAACTACCCATCCTGGACCTTTTACATCCAGGTCATGACCTTTGAGCAGGCTGAGAAGTTCCGGTTCAACCCGTTTGATCTTACAAAGGTACTGCAGTTCTGCACAACAGAAAACGTCCATAATATCACAGGATGTCTCTAAATAATAAGTTGCTAATTTGAAAATCACAGATGACTTTTGTGATTTGTAAATTTTATTCGTGGTGCAGGTTTGGTCACATAAAGAATACCCACTGATCCCTGTGGGCAAACTGGTTCTGAACAGAAACCCGGTCAACTACTTTGCAGAGGTGGAGCAGCTGGCCTTTGACCCAAGCAACATGCCACCAGGAATCGAGCCCAGCCCTGACAAGATGCTGCAGGTGACATTATGGCAGATTTGACAAGCTAGGGGGGAATGAAGAAAAGCTAGGTTGGTATTGAGCTCTGTCCTCCATGTTCTTTGTCTAGGGTCGCCTCTTCTCCTACCCAGACACGCATCGTCACCGGTTGGGGGCAAACTACCTGCAGATCCCTGTCAACTGCCCCTTCAGGGCTCGTGTGGCCAACTACCAGCGTGATGGTCCGATGTGCATGTATGACAACCAAGGTGAGACGTGATCAGGTCTGGTACCTGTGGCTCAGAAATGAATCTTGAGTAATCCTGTAATTTTAATCCAGGTAGTGTTACAATTTATTTATACTGAGTTCTTAACTGTTATTTCTAACTGTTATTATACGTGACATATACACAAGTGCATATCACCTTTAATGTAGACGATCAGTGATGGAGTTTTAACAAATCTTAGTCATCCAAACACAcccttattatataaaataattagaAATAATTTTATAACATGCATAACCACAGTCATCTACATTGTgcacaaaatgtaaaaactagCGCTAAAACATTAATTTTATTGCTACATTTCATGTATTGTACAGTGGCAGATGTGTGAATAACGTATGTCATCACTATAGTCACTGATTATGGTTTTTCCATAAACATCTCGTCTTtgttcactttttctttctttccttcactGCCTCACCACTGTTTTTGTTTGACCACCAGGTGGCGCTCCAAACTACTACCCTAACAGCTTCAGTGCCCCAGAGACCCAGCCTCAGTTTATGGAGTCCAAGTTCCAAGTGTCTGCAGATGTTGCTCGTTACAACAGCTCAGATGAAGACAATGTCACACAGGTACTGATGATTTAACAGGATCTGTAGGCGTGTGACAGAGTGTCTGAGGCCCAGGCATTTTCAGATTTGCTAATATTAAAAAGCTGCATAAATTCGTATTTAATATGAACAGTGGATCGAATGATAAGATGAACTAGTTGCTCATTTTGTAAAGGGTAATCGAAATATCTAGATTTAGTTTTTAAggctttttcttcctgttactGCACTCGTTTGGTTTCTTCGGCCTCATATTGTAAAGAACTATAGTCAAAGCTAATTCTTACTAGTAATAAACAGAAAGTGTAATaggatgggggtttttttctttcttttttttttttaaagactttaaaTCAAGTTGATGCTTCTGAGTCAAAATCTGTTTCAGATTAGTTCCTTTTTCCTCTGGAGGATCAACCTGTGTGTTTTTTGCAGGTTCGCACCTTCTACACTCAGGTCCTGAATGAGGAGGAGCGACAGAGACTTTGCCAGAACTTGGCCGGGTTTCTAAAAGAAGCCCAGCTCTTCATCCAGAAACGCATGGTGAGTCCAAGCACTACAGTCTCTCACTTTGCTGTCGCTCATAGTTTGTGCTTTTTGGAATATGAGGTTTCAGGAAACATGTTGTGCTTATTGATAAATGTAATCTAAAATGCTACAATAGCATTTACtgaatgtttatttttcatggCTTATGGGAGATGGAgagaatgtgttttttaaagaaccTGCTATCCTCCAGGACTGTAATATTTTTCTTCTGTGTCTTGCAGGTCGAGAATTTGAAGGCTGTGCATCCAGACTAtggaaacaaagttgagactcTTCTCAAGAAGTACAATGCGGAGGCCAAGAaggtatgtgtgtatatgtttgtatatatgtgctccgattaccactgggaccgcTGTTATCTTCACCCTTCACAttttctcgagctcttctctgagccctt from the Oreochromis niloticus isolate F11D_XX linkage group LG7, O_niloticus_UMD_NMBU, whole genome shotgun sequence genome contains:
- the LOC100712286 gene encoding catalase; translation: MADNRDKATDQMKTWKANRGSQKPDVLTTGGGHPVGDKLNLQTAGPRGPLLVQDVVFTDEMAHFDRERIPERVVHAKGAGAFGYFEVTHDITRYCKAKVFEHVGKTTPIAVRFSTVAGESGSADTVRDPRGFAVKFYTEDGNWDLTGNNTPIFFIRDAMLFPSFVHSQKRNPQTHMKDPDMVWDFWSLRPESLHQVSFLFSDRGLPDGHRHMNGYGSHTFKLVNADGERVYCKFHYKTNQGIKNLTVEEADRLAATKPDYGIADLFNAIANGNYPSWTFYIQVMTFEQAEKFRFNPFDLTKVWSHKEYPLIPVGKLVLNRNPVNYFAEVEQLAFDPSNMPPGIEPSPDKMLQGRLFSYPDTHRHRLGANYLQIPVNCPFRARVANYQRDGPMCMYDNQGGAPNYYPNSFSAPETQPQFMESKFQVSADVARYNSSDEDNVTQVRTFYTQVLNEEERQRLCQNLAGFLKEAQLFIQKRMVENLKAVHPDYGNKVETLLKKYNAEAKKDATLHVYSRPGASAITASSKM